GTCGGCCGGCCCAACGTGGGTAAATCGACCTTGATGAACCAGATGGTGGGGCAGAAAATCGCCATCACTTCTCCCGTCGCCCAAACCACGCGCAATCGCCTACGGGGCATCCTCACCACTCCCGAAGCCCAATTTATTTTCGTGGATACGCCCGGTATTCACAAACCCCATCACCAACTGGGCAAAGTACTGGTGCAAAATGCCAAACAGGCGATTCAATCCGTAGACGTGCTGCTGTTTGTCGTGGACTGCACCAACGAAGCTGGCGGGGGCGATCGCTACGTTGCCGACCTGCTCAGCCATGCTCCCGTACCGGTGATCCTAGGCCTCAATAAAGCCGACACCCAAGATCCAGAACGGGGCACCCTCGACCAAACCTATCGCGACCTCGCCGAACCCCACGGATGGTCTACCGCCAAGTTTTCGGCCCTCACCGGTCAAGGATTGCCCGAGCTACAGCACCAGCTCATGCAGCATCTGGATCCCGGCCCCTACTACTACCCACCGGATTTAGTCACCGACCAGCCCGAACGCTTCATCATGGGCGAACTGATCCGCGAACAAATTTTGCAACTCACCCGCGAGGAAGTGCCCCACTCGGTGGCGATCGCCATTGAACGGGTGGAAGAAACCCCTAGCCTGACCCGCGTCTTCGCTGCCATCAATGTGGAACGCGATTCCCAAAAAGGCATCCTGATCGGCAAAGGTGGACAAATGCTAAAAGCGATCGGCAGCGCCGC
This Candidatus Obscuribacterales bacterium DNA region includes the following protein-coding sequences:
- the era gene encoding GTPase Era, encoding MTDEPIQTSPSDAGDRPSEASPTDPLQAWGIPSIPVAPPGFRSGFVGIVGRPNVGKSTLMNQMVGQKIAITSPVAQTTRNRLRGILTTPEAQFIFVDTPGIHKPHHQLGKVLVQNAKQAIQSVDVLLFVVDCTNEAGGGDRYVADLLSHAPVPVILGLNKADTQDPERGTLDQTYRDLAEPHGWSTAKFSALTGQGLPELQHQLMQHLDPGPYYYPPDLVTDQPERFIMGELIREQILQLTREEVPHSVAIAIERVEETPSLTRVFAAINVERDSQKGILIGKGGQMLKAIGSAARTQIQKLIMGKVYLELFVKVQPRWRQSRMHLAELGYQVEE